One part of the Asterias amurensis chromosome 11, ASM3211899v1 genome encodes these proteins:
- the LOC139944239 gene encoding muscarinic acetylcholine receptor M2-like translates to MSLHGFGNQTFQGLPSDMMTTDIWITLEGSLTMTQNDTFYDGDNDVNGTFEVPRQHDEDVGLIWDTGKIIIAVVSIVVSTITVMGNLLVLYAFCAERRLRTYTNYYIVGLSISDLVAGAFTMPMYSIYWVLGNWPFGEALCDIYLYLNHAFIHITVLGILVLAVDRYQAVSRPLKHLQKRTLRHASAMIFISYAIPFFIWLPYTILWPYFVSERRITPGLCFPQYIKDSFFFTILAPIVLFWIPLPITSVLYWRIYMVIRSASTQRRGPVMLQELSTSSSRVPTVTGDEKVPNISVEVSSQDRNLNPQILHNTDIESNQNLGHENPGFFPSEEQQPELQSNTRPSTLTTPEVGSTRSAPVPQPNPQVGKDRESSKESNRATRTLTLIFIVLMVSSIPWSIIVLIQSLCPTCLPLVLYQTSVFVVHMNSTVNPFCYAIANPLYMDAFMNLVCCGRRTRRRRDSHVQGSNTKR, encoded by the exons ATGTCTTTACATGGGTTTGGTAACCAAACTTTCCAGGGCCTCCCATCAGATATGATGACAACCGACATATGGATAACGCTTGAGGGGAGTTTAACCATGACACAAAATGACACATTTTACGACGGTGACAATGACGTCAACGGAACCTTTGAGGTGCCTCGGCAACATGACGAAGATGTTGGTTTAATTTGGGATACGGGAAAGATAATCATTGCTGTTGTGAGTATAGTGGTATCGACTATCACTGTTATGGGCAACCTCCTTGTCTTGTATGCGTTCTGTGCCGAGCGTCGCTTACGCACCTACACCAATTACTACATCGTAGGTCTGTCTATATCAGACCTGGTTGCAGGAGCATTCACTATGCCCATGTACAGTATATATTGGGTTCTTGGGAACTGGCCATTCGGGGAAGCACTTTGTGATATCTACCTGTATCTTAATCATGCATTTATCCATATCACTGTATTGGGTATCCTCGTCCTGGCCGTCGATCGCTACCAGGCCGTATCGCGACCCTTGAAGCACCTGCAAAAACGCACGTTGCGTCACGCCAGTGCCATGATCTTCATCTCGTACGCGATCCCGTTCTTCATATGGTTACCGTACACTATTCTCTGGCCGTACTTTGTCAGTGAACGTCGCATAACTCCCGGTCTGTGCTTTCCTCAGTACATTAAAGACAGTTTCTTCTTTACCATCTTGGCCCCCATTGTCTTATTCTGGATCCCCTTGCCCATAACATCTGTGCTGTACTGGCGCATATACATGGTCATCCGGAGCGCGAGTACCCAACGCAGAGGTCCAGTGATGCTGCAGGAGCTGAGCACGAGCTCGAGCAGAGTCCCGACAGTGACGGGTGATGAAAAAGTCCCGAACATAAGCGTGGAAGTTTCATCTCAAGACCGAAATCTCAACCCACAGATCTTACATAACACCGACATTGAAAGCAACCAGAACTTAGGTCATGAAAACCCGGGGTTCTTTCCAAGCGAAGAACAGCAACCAGAACTTCAAAGTAATACTAGACCGTCAACACTCACCACACCCGAGGTCGGTAGCACCAGGTCGGCCCCCGTCCCTCAGCCCAATCCACAGGTGGGAAAAGACCGAGAGAGCAGCAAGGAAAGCAACAGAGCGACTCGTACACTGACCCTCATCTTCATTGTGCTTATGGTATCCTCGATACCATGGTCTATCATCGTGCTTATACAGAGCCTCTGCCCGACATGCTTGCCACTTGTTTTGTATCAG ACCAGCGTGTTTGTTGTACACATGAACAGCACCGTGAACCCGTTCTGCTACGCCATAGCCAACCCACTGTACATGGACGCCTTTATGAATCTTGTGTGCTGCGGTAGACGCACCAGACGCCGCAGAGATAGTCACGTTCAAGGGAGTAATACTAAACGCTGA
- the LOC139944124 gene encoding muscarinic acetylcholine receptor M1-like, translated as MSLHGFGNQTFQGLPSDMMTTDIWITLEGSLTMTQNDTFYDGDNDVNGTFEVPRQHDEDVGLIWDTGKIIIAVVSIVVSTITVMGNLLVLYAFCAERRLRTYTNYYIVGLSISDLVAGAFTMPMYSIYWVLGNWPFGEALCDIYLYLNHAFIHITVLGILVLAVDRYQAVSRPLKHLQKRTLRHASAMIFISYAIPFFIWLPYTILWPYFVGERRITPGLCFPQYIKDSFFFTILAPIVSFWIPLPIISVLYWRIYKVIRSASTKRRGPVMLQELSTSSSRVPTVTGDEKVPNIRVEVSSQDRNINSQILHNTDIESNQNLGHENPGFLPSEEQQPELQSNTRPSTLTTPEVGSTRSAPVPQPNPQVGKDRESSKESNRATRTLTLIFIVLMVSSIPWSIIVLIQSLCPTCLPLVLYQQRR; from the exons ATGTCTTTACATGGGTTTGGTAACCAAACTTTCCAGGGCCTCCCATCAGATATGATGACAACCGACATATGGATAACGCTTGAGGGGAGTTTAACCATGACACAAAATGACACATTTTACGACGGTGACAATGACGTCAACGGAACCTTTGAGGTGCCTCGGCAACATGACGAAGATGTTGGTTTAATTTGGGACACGGGAAAGATAATCATTGCTGTTGTGAGTATAGTAGTATCGACTATCACTGTTATGGGCAACCTCCTTGTCTTGTATGCGTTCTGTGCCGAGCGTCGCTTACGCACCTACACCAATTACTACATCGTAGGTCTGTCTATATCAGACCTGGTTGCAGGAGCATTCACTATGCCCATGTACAGTATATATTGGGTTCTTGGGAACTGGCCATTCGGGGAAGCACTTTGTGATATCTACCTATATCTTAATCATGCATTTATCCATATCACTGTATTGGGTATCCTCGTCCTGGCCGTCGATCGCTACCAGGCCGTATCGCGACCCTTGAAGCACCTGCAAAAACGCACGTTGCGTCACGCCAGTGCCATGATCTTCATCTCGTACGCGATCCCGTTCTTCATATGGTTACCGTACACTATTCTCTGGCCGTACTTTGTCGGTGAACGTCGCATAACTCCCGGTCTGTGCTTTCCTCAGTACATTAAAGACAGTTTCTTCTTTACCATCTTGGCCCCTATTGTCTCATTCTGGATCCCCTTGCCCATAATATCCGTGTTGTACTGGCGCATCTACAAGGTCATCCGGAGCGCGAGTACCAAACGCAGAGGTCCAGTGATGCTGCAGGAGCTGAGCACAAGCTCAAGCAGAGTCCCGACAGTGACGGGTGATGAAAAAGTCCCGAACATACGCGTGGAAGTTTCATCTCAAGACCGAAATATCAACTCACAGATCTTACATAACACCGACATTGAAAGCAACCAGAACTTAGGTCATGAAAACCCGGGGTTCTTACCAAGCGAAGAACAGCAACCAGAACTTCAAAGTAATACTAGACCGTCAACACTCACCACACCCGAGGTCGGTAGCACCAGATCGGCCCCCGTCCCTCAGCCCAATCCACAGGTGGGAAAAGACCGAGAGAGCAGCAAGGAAAGCAACAGAGCGACTCGTACACTGACCCTCATCTTCATTGTGCTTATGGTATCCTCGATACCATGGTCTATCATCGTGCTTATACAGAGCCTCTGCCCGACATGCTTGCCACTTGTTTTGTATCAG CAACGTCGGTGA